The genomic stretch AAGCTCCTTTGAAAATGAAACAGAAGTTTTTTCAAAGATTAGAGAGAAAATTGTACTGCTAATACCGACAGTTCCTAATTGAATCGTTGTAAAAGTAAGTGGGTCCATTTGCTTAGTATATTTTCCTGATAAAATAATATGAAATGCAAATGCAAAAGCACCAATAAGCGTTAGTACATCTCCAATATTGATTGAAAATGAATCACCTAATGTTAAAAAGCTTAATCCTAGTAATGCAATTAAGCATCCGATCACTGTAGACCAGGTTGACCGTTCCTTATAAACTAAATATAAGAGAACTGGTACTAATACAACACAAAGCCCTGTAATAAAACCTGATTTTGATGTAGTTGTGTACTTCAATCCAAATGTTTGTAGTAAATAGCCTAAAAACAAAATGAATCCAATACCACTAGTTCTAACGATTTGTTTGATCGTTATTTTAGTTTTTTGTTTTCTTTTAACTAAAAATGGTAAAAGGACTAAAGTTGCGAGGATAAATCGAAATGCATTAAATGCAAACGGTTCTACGTATGCAATCGCATTTTGGACTACTACAAAAGTTGTGCCCCAAAGTAATGTTACGATAATTAACGAGATAGTAGCTATTCTATCTATTCTCAAGGTTCTCTCATCCCCCCTCCATAAGATTGACCGTCTAAAATTGTAAGTAAAACGAAAAAAAAGATGTGAAATTCACACATCCAAGAACTTATTATTTTATTTGGCTCCACATTTAATTATATCCTTATTTTATCATAGTGTGTAAGTAATTTGTCTTATCACTTGAAAATATTCTATCTTATAATAATTTCAAAATTTTTTTTACAAAAACTTCCTTTCAATATCATTGACTCTAATTGGTCTCATCCATATACTTAAGTACAGAAAATAGAAAAAGGTGATTGGATTGGATTTTGAAATTACATATTTATCGTTTTACGTTGTAACGGTTGAGGGTAAAGGTGAACAAACTGATAAACGATATAAGCATTTTCAAACAATAGACGAATCAACGTTTGAAGAGAGTGCATTGAAAGGCTTTTTAGAAGGTGAACTTGAGCGAATTGTTAATCGAAAAGTTGAAAAACATCCAAAATCTGATTCTGTACCTACAAAGCTAGGTCACTTTATTGTTGAAGAAGGCTACGCTTTAGATTCAAATCCAAATTATAATTTATTCCAGCGTATACGTGGTGCTAAATCAATTGAAGAATTTAAAGCAGAAAATGAAACATTAGTGATTAATTACATTGAAACGAGTGCAGTTCGTGGTGGGGCATTTTTAGTCATTCAAGCGAAACTTAGAAAATATTTTGATGATCCGTTCTTATTTGTACTAAAATGTGATTTTGAACCAAAAGTTGCATCCATTTCAGATGAATCTACACTCATTAAAACAGTAGAAATGGCGATTACAACTAAAAACATGAAATCAATTCAATATCCTTATATGGAAGAATTGGGGATGATTTCAGAGAGTGAATTGAAAATACATCAAGCTTCTCATGCAAGGTATTTTGAGGACTTCTTAAAATTCGTTTCGTATTCTGAATCAATGCCAGAAATCGTGAAATCACAAGTTATGGAAATGGTTTACGATAAAATTGAAGATGTATTTGAAGAAGAAAGCGTAGAAAGACAACAATTCGAAGCGGCAATGGAAGTCTGGGCAGCAAGTCCTAAACGTGAAATTCAAGAGCATTTTACCCCAGATGAAGTAATCGAAGCAGCGGCACAAATTGTAGAACATACACCCGAAATTGAATTATCCTTTAAAGCAGATCACTTTTCTGTTAAAGGAATGCTAGCTGATTTTGGTGAAAATCTTCATATCGCAAAAGTTAATGGTCGGTACGTCGTTATTTTAGAAGCAGATACGTTACAATTTGAGAAGGGATTTTCTCCGATTGAATTTTTGAAACCAGATGAGTTAGAAGATGTAATTGAACGAATTGGACAGAAAGTGAATATTACAGGTTATTAAACAATAAGAACTCAAAAAATATTGAATGAAAAAGACAGCGGACTATTATTAGCCTGCTGTCTTTTCGAATGCAACAATATTTCGGACATCCATATGCCAAACCAATATGCCGTCTTTGTTTAACTATTCTTGATTGCACTTATTAGATGAAACGTGATTACAGTTTTATACACTTAATGAAGCCAAAATTGACATCGCGTAATTTAAATCAATATCTTTTTCTAAATGATTAGGGTTCCAAGGAATATAAATATGTGGCTCAATCCCTTTTCCAGACATCCCTTGCCCTTTATCAATACGTGAAAGACGCGAGGTTGGATACATTAGCTCAAATTCATTATTCCATTTCATAGTTGCTAAGTTTGTATAATCATTTAATCCTTTTGTAGGTCTCCCGATAACCGTTACCTTACTAGAATTCTTACAAATTTCTACGAAAGAGTCTCCTGAACTTCCACACATACAATCAGTTAAAACAACGATTTTATTAGGTTTTATTTTTCCATTGATAAACGTAGATGCAAATAACTCACCAAAATTAAATTCTACAAATCCCTTCCCGCTATTTCTTTCCCATTCATTTCTAAAGATGTTTAGAAATTTTAATGTTTGTTCATCTTGTGCACTTTCAATATCTTGATCAAGTTCAGCAAGCTGAAGCTTTGTGTTTGCATGAGTACAATTGAAAAGCATCTTTTCCTCAGAATCCGCTAGATTAATACCTTCTACTGGCAATATGTATGGAAGCAATGGGTAAAAACTTGCATCACTCCCACCATTATTTTTACGTACATCGATAATCCACTGTTCAGTCGATTCAAGTAATTGATGATTTTTGTTCATCATATTAATAATCGCTTGTGGATCCATAAAGTCTGTCATTGTCATTAGTAAAATATTCTCAGTTAGTGATTTAACTGAATAAACTGGGCTATAAGTTGAGTTTTCATAAAAGTTGAGTGAAAATAAGCTTTCATTCCCCTGTAAATCTACTACTTCTCCAAAATCATACATTGCAAGAATCGGAGTCCAGTTTTCACGTTCAGCGACTGATTCAAATAACAATCTTTTATGCTGATTTGCTAATTCAGTGATTGTAAATCCTTCTAAAGATTTGAAATACATTCCTCGTGTTAATTTATCTTCAGAACTAACCTCAGTTATATATAATTTATCTTCATATCGGCGTACTCGAAATCCTCGTTCTTTTAAAGCATTATTTTTTTTATTTAATTGTACAAAATAAATATGCTGATCTTTGAAA from Arthrobacter citreus encodes the following:
- a CDS encoding DMT family transporter, whose product is MRIDRIATISLIIVTLLWGTTFVVVQNAIAYVEPFAFNAFRFILATLVLLPFLVKRKQKTKITIKQIVRTSGIGFILFLGYLLQTFGLKYTTTSKSGFITGLCVVLVPVLLYLVYKERSTWSTVIGCLIALLGLSFLTLGDSFSINIGDVLTLIGAFAFAFHIILSGKYTKQMDPLTFTTIQLGTVGISSTIFSLIFEKTSVSFSKELWVNPTFIFAVIVTAVFCTSIAFWVQMFAQQHISSTKAALIFIFEPVFAAFTAVLFANETLSIQTLIGGTFIVGGMLLSEVPLPKRRTKEVKNEAI
- a CDS encoding DUF3900 domain-containing protein, which codes for MDFEITYLSFYVVTVEGKGEQTDKRYKHFQTIDESTFEESALKGFLEGELERIVNRKVEKHPKSDSVPTKLGHFIVEEGYALDSNPNYNLFQRIRGAKSIEEFKAENETLVINYIETSAVRGGAFLVIQAKLRKYFDDPFLFVLKCDFEPKVASISDESTLIKTVEMAITTKNMKSIQYPYMEELGMISESELKIHQASHARYFEDFLKFVSYSESMPEIVKSQVMEMVYDKIEDVFEEESVERQQFEAAMEVWAASPKREIQEHFTPDEVIEAAAQIVEHTPEIELSFKADHFSVKGMLADFGENLHIAKVNGRYVVILEADTLQFEKGFSPIEFLKPDELEDVIERIGQKVNITGY